In Diabrotica undecimpunctata isolate CICGRU chromosome 9, icDiaUnde3, whole genome shotgun sequence, the DNA window aAAGATATTTTCATCTAAAGGGAAAATACCTGTCATTTTAAATCCATTAACAGCTTTTTCTATAGTAGCAGTTTTCTCATAGGCCTGCTTAAATAATCCAGCGACGTGGTATTCTGTGACTACTTGACCGGGATTAGATGTGGTCCAATTATCACACAAATCATCATAGTAAGCTTTTAATGGCCTAAAAAAGTTTCTGTCCAGTGGTTGAGTTCGATGGCTGCTATGAGGTGGGAGGCCGAGCAAATGGATGTTATTATTTTTTGCGTAAGTGATGGCTTCTAGAGTGGTATGGGATATGTGGTTATCCAAAATTAATAGCACTGGGCTTTCAGCGGAAGGATTTGTATATTTGCGAAAGTGCtccaaaaattgaagaaacttaACGGAATTCATGTATCCAGAATCAGTTACAGCCAAAACAGAACCAGTTGGAGCGTCCTTTATCAAAAGAGGATTTAGTCTTTTGCGTGCGAAAATAAAGAATGGTGGAACATAGTGTCCTGTTGCACTCATAGAACATGCAGCTGTCACAGTTCTTCCTTGCTCTGCAGCTACATTTTTTGCTACTTCTTTTTTTCCAGTGGGAGCAACATGTTTAGGTAATTTATTTGGCACTGTTTGTAGACCAGTCTCATCCATGTTGTAGATTTTATTCGCTGGAAATTTATATTTCTCCAAGacagattttaaattttgaaaatactgtgtCAATTGATGTTTGTTGAACCCCATGGTCCTAGCTACACTGGTTTTTCGTGGTGTACGTAGTGAAAGGCGGTTTCGTTTCATAAAATTTCTAGTCCAATCTCTACCTGCTAGTTTTGATTGCTTAGAAAATTGATGCTGAATACCATTTCGTTCTGCAAACTGATATGCCAGAAAACGAAGCGATTTTAGGGTGAGCCCATAGAAACGTAAGTCTAAAGCTTTACAATGGTCCACTATTTGCTTTTCCTGTTCTGGAGTAAATACAGGTCGAAATCTACCCAAGAAATTAACGCTTCTGTCCGCTTTTAGCCTCTTTCGAATGGTAGATTCATCATAGCCAAGAGTTCTACCTATTTCTCGTGTTGATAGACCCCTTTCCTTTAAATGTTTAGCCTGCATAAAAACATCGTCTGTAAATGGTCTTAGGTTCTCATTTTTTCTCTTGTACGTCCTAAAACAAAAACGTAatttttacaaacaaacaaacaaaaacgtAATTTATACAAACTTCTAAAAAAAACTTTATGAAATAAGTAAAATTCtagataataaacaaaaacttcCTTAATGAGGCAAAAATCCGCATGCGGATCTTTGCCCCTTCCGACATGCGGACTTTTACCCCAAAGTTCACTATTAATTTTAGCTAGGCTTGTTTGGAACAAACTAACCTCAAATTAAAGATTTTGTGTCTT includes these proteins:
- the LOC140451545 gene encoding uncharacterized protein, yielding MRTYKRKNENLRPFTDDVFMQAKHLKERGLSTREIGRTLGYDESTIRKRLKADRSVNFLGRFRPVFTPEQEKQIVDHCKALDLRFYGLTLKSLRFLAYQFAERNGIQHQFSKQSKLAGRDWTRNFMKRNRLSLRTPRKTSVARTMGFNKHQLTQYFQNLKSVLEKYKFPANKIYNMDETGLQTVPNKLPKHVAPTGKKEVAKNVAAEQGRTVTAACSMSATGHYVPPFFIFARKRLNPLLIKDAPTGSVLAVTDSGYMNSVKFLQFLEHFRKYTNPSAESPVLLILDNHISHTTLEAITYAKNNNIHLLGLPPHSSHRTQPLDRNFFRPLKAYYDDLCDNWTTSNPGQVVTEYHVAGLFKQAYEKTATIEKAVNGFKMTGIFPLDENIFTEEDFLPSSVTEQEQEEVDDLDRNNKDTQLRIVFDEDKSQENDKAEELNSKAEEASGEAEERNVENLPDRASISSNRESKPGSSKNEMSTTLPSDIIPLPKLTKKRKRTRKGLKSTLLTSTPHKEQMEISELEKKYKINEKKRKESIKENKNTVRKVFEEKQNILNKKEYEYSSDSDAQISLHDSSSNSSFSESDADNELSELSPGEFAIVKVYGKTKDSFRMYVMRITVIVDEGYSGIYYRRAPNTMRFSETEEEFFVNKTDIIRKLSKPLLGSSARFKDFVSFSTDLSDLMLH